In Lodderomyces elongisporus chromosome 1, complete sequence, the DNA window TAGTTGGTGAATATGGAGGAATCGAATATTGACGACATCTTCCAGCAAAAACAACCTTCTGAACAACCACAAACACCATTACAATCCGTGGAAGAGACGCTCTCATCAGTTGCCGAGGCTTTGAAAGACCCTGATGCAAGTATCAGACAAACCCAGCAGAACGACAATGGAGGCAGAGATTTTGTAGATGAGCGACTGCCAAAAAGAGTTAAAATTgcagaacaagaacaacaggaacaagaagaacaagaacaagaacaacaacaacaacaacaacaacaacaacaaaattttgGAGATTCATCCTTTCTGCGAGATACTTCAAATAATGCAGAAGCTGGTGGCAGCATGAACCATTTAGTTCAGACTTTAGAAAGTTCGGAACTGTCACCTGCAATGACAGATAGCCAAGCTTACTTAATACAACAAGCGCATAAACAACTTGAGacgcaacaacagcaacaacaacaacagcagcaacaacagcaacaacaacaacagcagcagcaagaCCAAGGAAAGGCACCATCTGAAGATGCAAACTCTCAACCTGCATTTGTGGAACCACCACGGGCCCTGACCCAGAAATACACTTCATCAGCAATTCCTCCTGACTCCGAGCTTTTCAATACTAATGCTGCACATGCAGCGTATACATCCTTATCTTCGCAGTATCAACACCTGGCAATTGACCCTACTAGGGCTATATTTACACTGGCAAACTTATCTGTTTTACCCCTACCCATTGTTGCAGCTGACTACTTACCCCCTCGTATACAGTTACTTATCAATACCTTACCAACATTGGACAATCTAGCAACACAATTACTAAGAGTGGTTGTAACATCTTcatataaaaaaatcattGATCTTGCATCAAATCCCGAAACACCTCAAGGAGCAACATACCGCGATTTAACCTCATTGTTTGAATTCACAAAACGACTTTACTCTGAAGAAGATCCTTTTCTAACAGTTGAGCATTTAGCACCTGGAATGTGGCATGTTGGAGAAGTAACACctcaaattttcaaaaataaagagcaAAGTATTGAATCGACGTTACGGAAAGTCAACTTGGCAACTTTTATTGCTGCTACTTTGGGTACGATGGAAATTGGATTTTTTTACCTCAATGAGTTTTTCTTGGATATCTTTTGTCCCGCTAACGACCTTGACATTAAGAATAGTCTTCTGGATACAAACTATTTGGATACAACAGTTTCATCACTAGCCACTAGTATACAATCTGGCTCAGGCACAACAATTGGAAGCAAGATTGGTAAACTACTTAAACCGCAGGCATTGCTTTACCTTGATTTGAAAACACAAGCATATATATCGGCTATCGAAGCTGGTGAAAGGTCAAGGGCAGAGATCTTGGAAGATATACTTCCCGATAATATCGATGAAATCCTTATGAAGAGGAGAAATATCTCATTGTTACTACCTACAGAGATTGACTTTGTCGAAAGATGTCGATCACGTAAGacgtttcttctttcccaTGACGAGGATCCACAACAACCACTCTCTGAGAATTTCAAAtggttttcatttttaaaaGATTTACTTGATTACGTTTCAAGAAATATGGGCTACTTAGTATGGGGCAAGTCCGGTAAACCAAGCCGGGACCGAGGAGAAGAGTCTCCGGCACATACACAAGAGCTTTACGACCAGATTAATGCGCAAATGAACTATAATCCTAATGCCGCTAGTGAAGAGCCGGTCTCAGTCTCTAGTGAAGATCATTCAAAACTCCTTCCTTCTGAAATACGAGAACAACAAATTCATGTTAATGGACACAAACCAAGTCAACGTAGACCATGGACTAGAgacgaagaaaaagcaTTCAGACACGCATTGGAACTAAAAGGTCCGCATTGGTCAGCCATCTTGGAGCTATTTGGTAAAGGCGGAAAAATCAATGAGAGTCTTAAGAATAGAAGCCAGGTTCAACTCAAAGATAAAGCAAGGAATTGGAAGGTATtctatttgaaaaatgggATGGATGTGCCACACTATTTGAGAAATGTAACTGGCGCATTGGATGATAAGGTCAAGCGAAGTATATCGCGAGCCGCAAAGACTGCTGCTGCGCCGGTGCCAAATGTTCAACAAGGA includes these proteins:
- the TBF1 gene encoding TTAGGG repeat binding factor, with amino-acid sequence MEESNIDDIFQQKQPSEQPQTPLQSVEETLSSVAEALKDPDASIRQTQQNDNGGRDFVDERSPKRVKIAEQEQQEQEEQEQEQQQQQQQQQQNFGDSSFSRDTSNNAEAGGSMNHLVQTLESSESSPAMTDSQAYLIQQAHKQLETQQQQQQQQQQQQQQQQQQQQDQGKAPSEDANSQPAFVEPPRASTQKYTSSAIPPDSELFNTNAAHAAYTSLSSQYQHSAIDPTRAIFTSANLSVLPLPIVAADYLPPRIQLLINTLPTLDNLATQLLRVVVTSSYKKIIDLASNPETPQGATYRDLTSLFEFTKRLYSEEDPFLTVEHLAPGMWHVGEVTPQIFKNKEQSIESTLRKVNLATFIAATLGTMEIGFFYLNEFFLDIFCPANDLDIKNSLSDTNYLDTTVSSLATSIQSGSGTTIGSKIGKLLKPQALLYLDLKTQAYISAIEAGERSRAEILEDILPDNIDEILMKRRNISLLLPTEIDFVERCRSRKTFLLSHDEDPQQPLSENFKWFSFLKDLLDYVSRNMGYLVWGKSGKPSRDRGEESPAHTQELYDQINAQMNYNPNAASEEPVSVSSEDHSKLLPSEIREQQIHVNGHKPSQRRPWTRDEEKAFRHALELKGPHWSAILELFGKGGKINESLKNRSQVQLKDKARNWKVFYLKNGMDVPHYLRNVTGALDDKVKRSISRAAKTAAAPVPNVQQGKAKDKTAGNLNKGNGAASN